One Thomasclavelia spiroformis DSM 1552 DNA window includes the following coding sequences:
- a CDS encoding deoxycytidylate deaminase — protein sequence MSKVINWTQYFMGVAKLSAFRSKDPNTQVGACIVSPENKIVGVGYNGLPWGCDDKEFPWEVREGDLYDTKYPYVVHAELNAILNSIGNLKGCRIYVSLFPCHECVKAIIQSGISEIVFEDDKYSGTDSDRAAKRMLDAAGVKYTKVPPISIEFK from the coding sequence ATGAGTAAAGTTATAAATTGGACACAATATTTTATGGGTGTTGCAAAATTATCGGCTTTTCGTTCTAAAGATCCTAATACTCAAGTAGGGGCGTGCATTGTTAGTCCAGAAAATAAAATCGTTGGAGTAGGCTATAATGGTCTTCCTTGGGGTTGTGATGATAAAGAATTTCCATGGGAAGTTAGAGAAGGGGATTTATATGATACTAAATACCCATATGTAGTTCATGCAGAATTAAATGCAATTTTAAATAGCATTGGAAATTTAAAAGGATGTCGTATTTATGTTTCTTTATTTCCATGTCACGAATGTGTTAAAGCAATTATTCAAAGTGGTATTAGCGAAATTGTTTTTGAAGATGATAAATATAGTGGAACTGATAGTGATCGTGCGGCAAAAAGAATGTTGGATGCAGCTGGAGTAAAATACACTAAAGTACCACCGATTTCAATTGAGTTTAAATAA